The following are encoded together in the Zingiber officinale cultivar Zhangliang chromosome 8A, Zo_v1.1, whole genome shotgun sequence genome:
- the LOC122010356 gene encoding uncharacterized protein LOC122010356 isoform X2, translating to MLRYLVRRHALPPSMQLRLVFFSAGTSVSSSGVAASPDPLFMVEYLVNTCGFSADDASKVSKSLPRNKSTENPDVVLGFLRYQGFDGANLRKVISLRPRLLGCHVEKNLAPKFQIFRDMGLSESDVIDVVLLHPAIIDLNFQNTLLPRLKVWESLFGSKEILLNNLRRHGWFMTTNIENVSWVYARLQFLYAKVIEKPFSF from the exons ATGCTTCGTTACCTAGTTCGCCGCCATGCGCTCCCTCCGTCGATGCAACTCCGTCTCGTATTCTTCTCCGCTGGCACTTCCGTCTCCTCATCAGGCGTCGCCGCTTCTCCCGATCCCCTCTTCATGGTTGAGTACCTCGTGAATACGTGCGGGTTCTCCGCCGACGATGCTTCTAAGGTCTCAAAGTCGCTCCCCCGTAACAAGTCCACTGAGAATCCCGACGTTGTTCTTGGTTTCTTAAGATATCAGGGCTTTGATGGCGCTAATCTCAGAAAGGTAATATCTCTGAGGCCAAGATTGCTCGGCTGCCATGTGGAGAAGAACCTCGCTCCAAAATTTCAAATTTTCCGCGACATGGGGTTATCTGAGTCCGACGTCATTGATGTCGTTCTGCTGCACCCGGCAATTATCGACCTTAACTTCCAGAACACGCTTCTTCCTCGACTGAAGGTTTGGGAAAGTCTATTTGGATCAAAGGAGATCCTCCTCAACAATCTCCGGAGGCATGGATGGTTTATGACCACCAACATTGAGAATGTG AGTTGGGTGTATGCCAGGCTGCAATTCCTTTATGCCAAGGTTATAGAGAAACCGTTTTCTTTCTAA
- the LOC122010356 gene encoding uncharacterized protein LOC122010356 isoform X4, with protein sequence MLRYLVRRHALPPSMQLRLVFFSAGTSVSSSGVAASPDPLFMVEYLVNTCGFSADDASKVSKSLPRNKSTENPDVVLGFLRYQGFDGANLRKVISLRPRLLGCHVEKNLAPKFQIFRDMGLSESDVIDVVLLHPAIIDLNFQNTLLPRLKVWESLFGSKEILLNNLRRHGWFMTTNIENV encoded by the exons ATGCTTCGTTACCTAGTTCGCCGCCATGCGCTCCCTCCGTCGATGCAACTCCGTCTCGTATTCTTCTCCGCTGGCACTTCCGTCTCCTCATCAGGCGTCGCCGCTTCTCCCGATCCCCTCTTCATGGTTGAGTACCTCGTGAATACGTGCGGGTTCTCCGCCGACGATGCTTCTAAGGTCTCAAAGTCGCTCCCCCGTAACAAGTCCACTGAGAATCCCGACGTTGTTCTTGGTTTCTTAAGATATCAGGGCTTTGATGGCGCTAATCTCAGAAAGGTAATATCTCTGAGGCCAAGATTGCTCGGCTGCCATGTGGAGAAGAACCTCGCTCCAAAATTTCAAATTTTCCGCGACATGGGGTTATCTGAGTCCGACGTCATTGATGTCGTTCTGCTGCACCCGGCAATTATCGACCTTAACTTCCAGAACACGCTTCTTCCTCGACTGAAGGTTTGGGAAAGTCTATTTGGATCAAAGGAGATCCTCCTCAACAATCTCCGGAGGCATGGATGGTTTATGACCACCAACATTGAGAATGTG TGA
- the LOC122010356 gene encoding transcription termination factor MTERF4, chloroplastic-like isoform X1, with translation MLRYLVRRHALPPSMQLRLVFFSAGTSVSSSGVAASPDPLFMVEYLVNTCGFSADDASKVSKSLPRNKSTENPDVVLGFLRYQGFDGANLRKVISLRPRLLGCHVEKNLAPKFQIFRDMGLSESDVIDVVLLHPAIIDLNFQNTLLPRLKVWESLFGSKEILLNNLRRHGWFMTTNIENVVRPNMNFLQDECGIPLEQLSFVLRRHPCFIVQNPESLRALVDRAEGIGIPRGSGMFLWILDVLHGVSREKFEAQVKLMNSFDFSNSDFVAAIKKYPWFLWLSTETLQRKMEFLVKDVGITPSNIAKQPVFLALSLEKRVIPRFHVLEILKSEGLWTSQDTLRTIFLSPGPKFMQKYVLPYKDKLPKLFEVL, from the exons ATGCTTCGTTACCTAGTTCGCCGCCATGCGCTCCCTCCGTCGATGCAACTCCGTCTCGTATTCTTCTCCGCTGGCACTTCCGTCTCCTCATCAGGCGTCGCCGCTTCTCCCGATCCCCTCTTCATGGTTGAGTACCTCGTGAATACGTGCGGGTTCTCCGCCGACGATGCTTCTAAGGTCTCAAAGTCGCTCCCCCGTAACAAGTCCACTGAGAATCCCGACGTTGTTCTTGGTTTCTTAAGATATCAGGGCTTTGATGGCGCTAATCTCAGAAAGGTAATATCTCTGAGGCCAAGATTGCTCGGCTGCCATGTGGAGAAGAACCTCGCTCCAAAATTTCAAATTTTCCGCGACATGGGGTTATCTGAGTCCGACGTCATTGATGTCGTTCTGCTGCACCCGGCAATTATCGACCTTAACTTCCAGAACACGCTTCTTCCTCGACTGAAGGTTTGGGAAAGTCTATTTGGATCAAAGGAGATCCTCCTCAACAATCTCCGGAGGCATGGATGGTTTATGACCACCAACATTGAGAATGTGGTACGCCCTAACATGAACTTCTTACAGGATGAATGCGGTATTCCTTTAGAGCAGTTATCTTTTGTCCTTAGAAGGCACCCATGCTTCATCGTGCAGAATCCTGA atccCTCCGTGCTTTGGTAGATAGAGCTGAGGGGATCGGAATTCCCCGGGGATCTGGGATGTTCCTCTGGATCCTTGATGTGCTGCATGGGGTCAGTAGGGAAAAATTCGAGGCCCAAGTCAAACTCATGAACAGCTTTGATTTCTCGAACTCGGATTTCGTTGCTGCAATCAAGAAATATCCATGGTTTTTATGGCTTTCCACAGAGACATTGCAGAGAAAGATGGAATTTTTAGTCAAGGATGTTGGAATTACACCTTCAAACATTGCTAAGCAGCCAGTGTTTCTAGCATTGAGTTTGGAAAAGAGGGTAATTCCTCGATTTCATGTGCTGGAGATATTGAAATCTGAAGGGTTATGGACTTCACAAGACACACTACGTACAATTTTCTTATCACCGGGACCTAAGTTTATGCAGAAGTATGTGCTCCCTTACAAAGATAAATTACCCAAACTGTTTGAAGTCTTGTGA
- the LOC122010356 gene encoding uncharacterized protein LOC122010356 isoform X3 codes for MLRYLVRRHALPPSMQLRLVFFSAGTSVSSSGVAASPDPLFMVEYLVNTCGFSADDASKVSKSLPRNKSTENPDVVLGFLRYQGFDGANLRKVISLRPRLLGCHVEKNLAPKFQIFRDMGLSESDVIDVVLLHPAIIDLNFQNTLLPRLKVWESLFGSKEILLNNLRRHGWFMTTNIENVSWVYARLQFLYAK; via the exons ATGCTTCGTTACCTAGTTCGCCGCCATGCGCTCCCTCCGTCGATGCAACTCCGTCTCGTATTCTTCTCCGCTGGCACTTCCGTCTCCTCATCAGGCGTCGCCGCTTCTCCCGATCCCCTCTTCATGGTTGAGTACCTCGTGAATACGTGCGGGTTCTCCGCCGACGATGCTTCTAAGGTCTCAAAGTCGCTCCCCCGTAACAAGTCCACTGAGAATCCCGACGTTGTTCTTGGTTTCTTAAGATATCAGGGCTTTGATGGCGCTAATCTCAGAAAGGTAATATCTCTGAGGCCAAGATTGCTCGGCTGCCATGTGGAGAAGAACCTCGCTCCAAAATTTCAAATTTTCCGCGACATGGGGTTATCTGAGTCCGACGTCATTGATGTCGTTCTGCTGCACCCGGCAATTATCGACCTTAACTTCCAGAACACGCTTCTTCCTCGACTGAAGGTTTGGGAAAGTCTATTTGGATCAAAGGAGATCCTCCTCAACAATCTCCGGAGGCATGGATGGTTTATGACCACCAACATTGAGAATGTG AGTTGGGTGTATGCCAGGCTGCAATTCCTTTATGCCAAG TGA